The Anas platyrhynchos isolate ZD024472 breed Pekin duck chromosome 6, IASCAAS_PekinDuck_T2T, whole genome shotgun sequence sequence GattataatgataaaaaaaCTGAAGTATGGTCTGCATAGCTCTATAACTTAATTACGTTATGTTTAATGTTAGTTTAGGTAGTggtatatttaaagaaaaataatcccaTGGACTTTAATATTTAGAATCTGTGGGCATGCACATGAAGTTTGGGAACCTTCTGTAATATGCAGGAGTTTTTTGCTCCCTCCCACGTGGCCCATCTGTTCGTGTTGGATGGGAGCAGTATGTAAGAAGTAGTATATCCATACTTCATGCAGAGAGGATGACAGAATGTGCCTTGGAATAGCGCATTCTCTCTGAATGCGAGAAGAGGAGGGATGTGAAATCCAGTGCGTTCGTTCTCTAGGAGTCGGGAACCTCCCCAGCCTGTCATCTGTGTGGAGCCAGACCTTTGTGCACCTGGTGCCATCTCAGCATCACAGCCGAGGGAGAGCCGCGACACCAAAtcgcagctgctgctggggcagccgGGGCCGGGGAGCAGCCAGAGGGGTGGCTGAGGTCTGAGCTGGGCGCTGctgagctgggggctgctcctgggagctgctcctgggagcTGCTCGGTGCCTGCGGGCTGTACGCACAGGGCAGCATGGATATGCCCCAGAATTAACCATCGTCATAGAAACATGGAAGGTCTGTGAAAAGATGTGTGAAAATTAATACTTACAAAGATGTAGCTTGAGATAATGCTGAATTTCTTTAACCTGAAATGCCGTTTGGGATGGGCTTTGATTTTGTAATTCCACTGCATATGTAAATTGGTTATGTTACAGTCACTTCTGATTTGACTCACAGATTGCATCTGGGCACTTGTAGCATGTTCACAGTTACGTATCcgtttgctttgcctttttgcTTCCTCTGATACATAGAACATACTTTAACTAGTCATCATGCAGACAACTCTGaagccagtcatgcacggttCATGTAGTAGTTATTTATACACAAATCTACACTGAGGCActaaaaatgctgcagaaaactgtggagaaaggaaaaagttggGATTATACAGCCTTAATTCAATCCATATATGTACACgtattgtattgtattattgtctaaatttccattttaatttcatcaaAGTGGAGATTTCAGTGCAAAGCAGGGTTTTACATCTTTCATGTCATACTCTATCAGAAGGCACTGTCATTTATGCAGTATTTGTGGCAGGGCCATATTTAAAACTTGCTGGGGTCTGGGGCAGGCTCCCTGAGTTGGGCAGGTTTCAGGACAGACCCAGAATTGCCTCATTCAGGGGGCTCCTGCAGTAGTAGAGTCCCCGTAATGCTGTGTGTACACAGTACAAGCAACCAGAGACCTTCATGGAATTAGAATACGGACACTATGCAGTGAATTGGTTTCTGCAAGGTGTTGAGGACACACAAACTGTTAAACTGTTAAGCGGAAAGTACAAGCCAAAAGCATGAAGCACTTGAATATAATTGCACTGTTGAATCAGCTTCTGCATACTGGTAttgactatttaaaaaaaaaaaaaagtaaaaagctgGCTGAAGAGTTTGCCATAGTGAGATCTGTAAATTATCGGTCAGAAGGAGGCCACTATGCTGCTCGCATGTGTCAGAGACTGTTGGGTTCCTCCAGAATACAGATAGCTTTAAACACTGTGAAAAATCTAagagaacaaaatatatattaaaagaaaaaatgaccaACAAATCCCACTTCTGTTAGACTGACGCTATCTAGACACTATGTTTTTCTTAGATAAAAATCTGACGATGTAATTGATATGTAGGATCATGCAAACTCTTTTAATCCCCGTAGAAATACCACCTGTTGAAAAGCTAAACCTAAGTGAGCTGTTGCAATCCAGTTTGGATGTATCGGATGATTGGCCTAATGAAGAGGAAAAGCTAAAATTTCAGAagctgaaagaagaaattataaaagatgaaaaagaagaatttcTTGCTGACCAAAGTTTAGGTGCAATTCGGGATCTCaccaaagcacagaaaaacCATGGAAAAAACAGAGAGCTCTACCCAGAGCCAGCTGGTCTTTGCAGGTGACTAACTTTTCGTGTAATGGTACATGGCAAGGATCTTGCAAGTGCTAGGAAACTGCATTTCTAGtggaaaatgcaaaaacattttattatgtGGCATTACACAGTGTCAAATATGTATTTGAATAAATGGTATTTATGACAAGTATAtagaatgtatttttcataattGCTGtgattgtaaatattttctccaaaattaaCACGAtccattttttatattttcctatttAATTCCTTTTCCACATGTATTTTGTTAATTGTACCCTTGAGAGCATGTGATAATACAGAATAACGAACTGTAGAATCTTGCAgatatcttattttttatttatttttaatatatgtaatgTGATAAGTAAGTATAAATGCAAGATAATACATTAAACTCATTTGTATTTTGACATATTCTTTATTTGTTATATTTCACAATATGTAATTAACACAAGCCTTCTTTGAGAGAATTTGTTGGTGAATCCTTTTTGAAACATGGAAGTACCTTTTTGCATAAAGGACAGAGTaaagacagtaaaaatattCCTAATCTTTTTTTGTTCAGAATGTTTCAGTATTTATGATAGCAGTGATTTTTTCTGTCAGTATTCagatacatttttattgttacttgaaaaatatttctcaaaagTACTTTTTTGGTAAACTGGAGCAgaccattttattattttattttttttaagtgctggcCTTTTTCATCAGGTTTCACACTTCAATCAAGCAGAAAAAGGGATTTTTATATTAACTGTGaactttccttctgttttctctgtgtcACTGCTTGCCCTTTCATGTTTGAATCCATACGTCTGTGCTGTCACTCCCAGAAAAGCAATACGATACTGactgtaatttaattaaatccatGTGCTTAACTAGCACTGAAGTAATAGGGGGGAAATTTagagttatttatttctttagtaaAATTGCTAATTTCCCTGTGTGTATGTCCATTATTGGGCCTACAGCTTTTCTTACATGAAAAGAACCTGAAGGTGGCAGTGTGTCTTTACTATATGCCTCAACGTAAACTTCTCTGAAATATTGCGTTTCCCTAATTCTCATTGTTTTCTACACTTTATGTAGACATAATTATACATTACACGGTTTTTGACACCAATATTCTCATTGggtgcttttttgtttctgaaagcagaataaggacagtatggaaaaaaaaaatcttgtacaATTCATACTTTGTGCCTGCCTTCTTATCCTCATAGTAAATCATTGTGCTTAGAGTATTTTCTATGAAGTAATTCATTTGGTAAATTACTTAAACATGTTTGaatttagatattttttgtgcttatactgaaataaaatcaactGCGCATATGCTTAATTAGGCGGCTCATTGAAGTAGGATGCTTTGGGAATTTGTTGCACTTGAAGTTCTACCTGTTGTGATTCCTGGATTGTCTTATGCTTTGACAAAGGATCGCTAGCAAATTAAAAAGACTGCTTTTGGAGTGTATTTATAGCTCCATTACTAAATATGCAATATCTAATTAACAATATCAaacttcacattttaaaaggagGATGTCCAGACAAAGGAATAAATTCGCTGAGCTTCTGTCCTGTGATAGGATGATTCAGGCAAGGCGAGGGGAAAAGAGCAgatcagcagcagcacaggagctAAAAGAAGAGCAAGCTTTATttaagcaaaggaaaaagcaagtaTTATGTCACTATTTTTTCAGTCATTACTTAGTTTCTTAACAGATTGCCTAGTTCACCATTTATAAGGAAAGaagtaatttcaaaattttGACTTGCAAGTGGAAACTTGAGCGAGCTTTCATTTACAAAATACAGTGCTCAGAGGCAACAAGAAAGGTGTCTATCAAATTTCTTGCAGGCTTGCCCATGGAACTCCATGATTTCCCATTGGATTGAGTAGAAAATCCTTTTACAGTTAATTCATACTTTTTGTTACATTCCATATAAACATAAACTAAGGATAATGTATATTATTGATattgtttgttaaaaaaataatttattgggTATTATTATAGTTGACAAATAGTTTTAGAGAGACAGTGGAAATAAAGGAAGAGAATTATGGTTTAATACCTGACAGTGGTAGTATGAAGAGAAATAGTCTGaaacttaaaatagaaaaaatcacCAGAGAAGCACTGTGGACATTCAGAATCAGAGTAAATATAGTTTTAATAAGATATTTACTGATGAAACTTAAAAACGTGATGGGTCAAATTGTTACCAAATAGAATTTTTTCTGGTACaactgtttaatttttctttatgttcaCTCAAATTTACTCAGTATCTCAGCTTGCCAAGTTTAAACTATAGGTCAGAGATGAAATGTTTACCTTGTTACCAGTCCTTTGGGCAATTTAATTACTGCGCTTGGTTTACTCGGCTTTTGTTTGAATCTTTGTCCTGCTCTTTGATACTATATTCCTCCACGGAAGTCAGAAGTGACGGTGCATCTTGGCAGTTTTCCTGCTCCTGtggtaaattaatatttcataaaGAGGCTCCTGGTAGTTTATTTCTAATTGTTAGGGATCACCTCTTTAAAAGTTTGCTGTAAATTAACTTTTTCAGCAATAAAGAAATGCGTCAGGACTCTCGAAGCTATGCAAAGTGGAATAacgaaaagaaagaaacatttagaTTTTCACCTCCAAATGCACATATGGTATGTACCAGAGAATAGTAAGGTAGGATGTTGGCAAATACAATCCattaatttgatttcttttctttatagcCTGTATACTGAAGTTTAAAACTTAAGAGGAGAAAGCCAGAACTTTAAGTGCCAACACTTCAAAGTCTGTGGCTTTGCAGACCCCTTCTCAGATGTCTGTGTGGCTTGTGACTCCTGCAGCCCCATGTGCAGTGTAGGAGTTGCTCAGTTCTGCACGCTGCTACTCAAAATCTGTAGTGGCTCCAATAACCAGGCTACTTGGAGGCGTGAAGACAGAAGGGCGTAtgtttaagtatttatttatttttttaattattgaaagCCTCCAATATGAGGTGTTGCATCTGCCAAACCAAATTTGAAGTGGGCTGgattttctgtaatttgtaAGCTGGTAGGACTGCCGGGAATTTGTACGAAAGGAGGGCACCTCACTTCAGGTTCTTTTTGAGGTGTGTATTAAGGGCCTGGCAAGATTTTTCCCCAAAGTAACAAACTTTGttagagatttttattttaaattttgccaTTAGTTTTGCTATTAGATTCTCTTttcttatatataaatattggaaaagttgaaatactgaaaatgaatgCACAACATTTTTCCAGTGCTCTgttatgaaaataaacagtaacATAGAGTAAGGTGTTTGGAGATAATCATCTAAGGATCTTGAGATGCTCTAAtagtttttctcttgctttgagGAAAACTTTACTCTCAGTTTTCATGATTTCTGggcatgctgctgcttttcactgtGAAGGTGTGGAAATGTATACAAGTTTTGTCTGaaatttcagcatcttttaaattaaaatgagttACATTCCTCCATTCTAAAAGAGATTTACTCAGGTTTAATGTTAAATCCTATTAATATCTACTTAGCAATACCTGGTGTTCAGACAGTGAAGAAGGATCTTTATGTTACAGATTACAACTTTtctaaaaatgtaagaaaaattgaaattcaaaatttacacaaacatttttcatattttaaaagtaaaaacaggaCTGTTGCACTTCCAGCCTgctaggtttttgtttgtttgtttgttttacttttctttaaactCGTGTTTTGAAACTCAGCCAAATTACATTACTACATGTACCAGTGCTTGGATAGATGTTGTTTTGAATTGAAGTTTATCAAATAGATGATTGCAAAGGTTTGCCGTGTAACTATAGGCAATATAAGGTCTTTGATTTGGCATAGAAGAGAATTGAATTTTGAATGACAAGAGGAGTAAGCATATTGTTGCATcatacttttaaataattttctattcAGCGTTcctacatttatttaaatgggGAGAGTGATGATTCACTACCAGAGAATAATTCTTTAATTtctcctgtaaaaaaaaagggggggggggggatgggaggTGGGGGAAGGTGGGGGAAAGTAGTTACTTACACAGCGATATACAAACGATGTGTTTAAAATGACCTTAATGCCGTGTGAGTTTGTGCTTCTGGAGGTCCGTGTGTGCGTCCATCTGATCTGACACGGGGTGGCACTGCAGCACAACGCACACCTTGCACGGGGACGCTCTGTGTtactgcaatttatttatttaacaaagtATTTAACAAATACTGAAATCAGAGCTGTGAAACGTTCTCATAGTTTTGTACTAACAATCATTAGTCTTTGCTCTTATATTTAGCTTCTATAGTTGTTCTCTGGTCTTTTTTGTAGCAGTTTTATACTCCTTGAGCATTACAGACACATCCTGTATTTAATGTAAAGATTTTAGTTTTCAAATCCTCTCTTCACTAAGAAAAGTGCTGTGCCAATAAAATACTTCAAATCTACCACAATATTTATTTAGCAGTGAATTTGTCATTTAAACAATATGTTCTGTTATACCCCCTCCACCCCTGATCCTGGGGAAATAAGACCCTTGTAAGTAAATCTAAAATAATTCTCATTTCATCTGTGAATGTTCCAACGTAATGGAAGGCAATAAAAACATAGAATTACAAGGTGCAGAATTCAGTTCTAGGACTGCGACTTCAGCCAAACTCGTGAGCACAGGCGTTGTGTAACTCCTGTAGGCCACTccagcattgtttgttttttttttcctgattttgtttGTAATCTAACCAAAATCTAAGCGTAAAGTACGCAAACAGATGtgttatgtttaaaatgtttgctaTTGGCTTTTTGATTGAATAACAAAATGATCATCTAGGAATTCTCACTTCCTGGTAGTGAAGCACTTTGTCCCTGTCAATAAGCCAGTGCTTTTAGGATCAGAAACAATTTTCcacaaaaaacataaaactatAAAACTTCTGAAAAGTAGGAGTTCTTTTCCTTTATCTATTGCAGCGTACATACTTCAAAAATTGGTTGGGCTTTTTACTTTTATAAAAGTTATTTGAAAGGCCTTCATCAGAAGATGGGTTTGCAGTAAATCTGCCCTTATCTGGAATCATCTCGCTGAATGTCAGCGTCTTGTTCCTAAGGCTATTACCAGCCAGAGATTTGCTTTGGACTATCTGTTTTGGTGGAAGGGGcaaggacttttttttattattattataaacaaacaaaaaagtaaaacccAATGCCATATTTGAAGGTtcacttatttttaaactgcagcATCCTACAGGTACTCACAGATGAAAGGGCAGGCACTAGCTAGCCAAAACTGGGCTTTGGATGCTGGCCTTCTGGAAGGAGTGAGGTTTGGGGGCTTTATCAAAATTTTGTTAAAACCAAAGCATTGCTCTGTGAAGTTTTTCTGCCTTTACCACCTGATGTACTagtaaaaaaaatggtttgtgtTATTCTGTTCGTGAAATGTTTCACCAGGCTTATCTCTAGCCTGCCTTAGCTTTACGCTAACTGTTACCCAGAAACACTTAAATCTGTGTGGGACTTTCAAAGAGTGTGTTTCTTGGAACTCTTACATCTACCGTGTTTTGAACAATTTACTCACAGGTTATGCACTTGGGTCTTGGTGACAGTGGGAGCTCAGTTTTCACCCATTTACTGTGATTTTGAAAACTACTTTGCAATTACTTCCTTTACCATAGAGAAAATACGTATAAAAAGAAATGGTACTCAAAGCAAGCCTTCGCACAGCCTCAGCTCCTGCTGTCCTGGACTCTGTATTAAACCCTCCTACAGAAATGTAAGCATATTCATGCCATGTAAcacatatcatagaatcatcccTTTGGGGTTTTACAGCTTTATATCATGCTCCCCATAAGCTGCACCTGGCTGCTCGGAAGCTGCCATTGCCTCTGAGTTGCCTGAAAAGATCAGAAGGCAGTTAGAGCACTTGTCCAAGTCACTGAGCACTGGCAGTGATTTCAAATGACAGCAGCCTTTACAGCATTAGAGTCTCAATATGAAACCAATTTCAAATTCCTAACATTTCCATATAATGTGTTagcattttgtttcattgtaGATGCCCCAAACTGCATCATATGGTACTGATAACATCAGTTACTATGCCACGAAAGAGGCACCCGAGAAACAGAAGGACCATACACCTGAAAAAATGGACCAAGGACTGCTGAAAGTGAAAGATGAAACTACAAGGTTAGTGCTAAAAAGATACAGCTATGAACTGCTCCTGTGTAATGGTACTGATGGCATCTGCTAACTTGCTATTATGAAAAcgttaatttattttctcttccgtGAAGTACAATCAACAAGAATCCTAATCAATAAATTGTTACTAAAAAAGAAGTTAATACAAGCAAATTCcaagcttattaaaaaaaattaaatcactaGCACTTCAAGACTTGTAGCTGAGCTCTGTGCACCTGCTCCTTCCCTTGCAATGCAATACCCGGACAAGCACACTGTTGGAACAATTCTTATCTTTTAATAGCAATAATTTAGTTTGATAAAACAACTATTTTATAGTACCTTTATATCatcttaatatattttaaaacacttaaTGAGTGTGAGCCAGAGGGCTGACTAGAAATTGAGTACCTCTGATCCTTTTTGCAAAATGAATTAAACAAATCACAACTGGCTGATGTCCTAACCTTGAAAAGCTTCGCCTGGATTATAAATGTGCGTAGTTATCTAAGCTGGAAAATACTTGAAATCATTCGTCTTTGAGGGCTGCGcacacgcgcacacacacacacacgcacacacacactgaaGAAAGGGGAGAAATGTGAACGTGTTCCAAATTTTTAAGAGCATATACAATATCTGATTTGATTTTGGGAAGTGTTCAGTTTaagttttttcttctatttggTTTTAACTTTTACAAGGAAAGCTTGGAATGTTGTTTTATTCTAGTTAGATGCCATTTCATTCCACTTTGCACTCCTCAGAATTAGTCCTTCTTTATATGGGGCTGTATCTTGAGTAGCTGGCCAAGCGTGTTCCGGTTGATGCATACACCACCATCCTCCCCGACAGATAATTTCTTGGGGCATAACCACTATGCAAATGTCTGTAAGTCAAGGAAAATTTTAATTAGCTTCAAGTAACACTGCACTGCATTATACCTTCTCATAATGTGGAAAGAGATGGTTACAGGTACCACGGCTATGGCCAGACGGGTCTGATGGCCACAGAAGTACAGTACAGTAAATACGTTTACTTAGTGATCATTGAAATTTCAGTCCTGTCTTGTATTTCCCTTCACAGTTGCATGAGTGTCTCAGTACGTTGGGAAGGGCTGTTCTATAGTActccttttctgtgtttctcGTGTCCCAGCATGATTTTAAATCTACAGCCAAGACCTTTGAAAAGTAGTTGATATGTGCTGTTCGACCACTTGCACTGGAGACAGTTCCACTGCCTCTTCAAATTCTTGTTTTGCTAGCATGCCTTCCACAGCATTTCctttagttttgctttctggCTGTGCTGAACTCCCCATCAGTGTTTCCTTCACAGTCACATACTTTGAATTACACACTGCACTGAAAGGCTTCCAGCTTCTACAGCAATTCTGCAAAGGACCCACCAAAAGCAGCCTGTACCGCTCCGGCACTCTGACCTCTCCCCAGAGTACCACTGAGCTTAGGGACTGAACAAGGCAAGGGTTAGATTAAAATAAGGTCCCAGTATTGTAAGATACAGTAGTGTAAGAGCACCACATCGGGCACACGTGCATATTAGCAAAGGCAAGGCCACAAGatttcattcattttgcttCCCATCGTGCAAATACTTTTGGAAGAAATGTGTTAAATACTTGAAACCAGAAACGGAAGGCTCTGTGATTATAAAGGAACTGAAATAATACTTCCATCATGTTTACTTAGATCCcccagaggaaagaaaatggaacaaGGCCTCAAATGGCACACGCAGATGgtgaaagcaagagaaaaattaaGAGCAACGCCCCCAGAGGAAAAGCAGGACTTGGAAGTGGTGAGCATCTTCTCTTTTGGGGGGAACTGCAGTAAAGGTAGTAGTGCTCTGGGCTTATTAACCATTGtaaatttgtcatttcattaatttcacaAGTTAATCTCAGGTAATTAATCATCTCAGGtaccaaatattttaaaactaaaatcatCAAAAatggaacatttatttttatgtttaaattgGTTGTGTGTACATGCACACAACATGTAAGTATATGAACAGGTCTACACATTGGTAGCACTCTGAGTCTTTCAAAAGTAAAGCCAGAATTCTAAGATAGAAGACAGAAATCACGAAAAGCGTAAGAGATGGCCAAAGGTTGATATGAAGCTCACTAGACAGGAATGATGGTTTTTGTCATGTTGCGTGCAAGCTGTTCTATGCAAGTGGTTAATGCGGCAGAAAGTTGAAATTCAAAATTATCCATTTACAATTGGAAAGAGGACTCGTAAATCTATACCTGCCTgctaaggaagaaaaactgagaGCTGTGTTAGTGCAGGTgtgacatttatttgtttattgcaACATTTTTAgggattattttgttttgactgAAAGTATTACTTCAGCTTTCCAAACTGTGTGGCTagtcaaaatacatttttcaataaaatgagTTAGTGCTTTGCACGTAGTTTGATTTCTGTGCATAATCAGGTCACTGCACTCAAAATCGGTTTTGCCTCGAGAGCCTAAACTGGTTTGATTCACATTTGCATGAGGTCAGTAGATAGTGACTGAGCTTCTGCAGGGTTTAAATGGGATTTACTCGACAGAGACCAACTAGCCAGCGGTGGGGCTTCCCattgtgctttctttttgcctttctgtTCTGCCTACCTCCACGGAACCTGCTGAAATGATGATTTGGTCAGATTCAAAAAAGGAAGCTGTCAGAAATAAGTTTACTGAGGGCAGAGCAAGTACAAATGTTCAATACGTTTCTTCCAAATGTGACAGTACGTTGTGTACTTATCCTGCATTCTAATCAAGCAAGAAATTGAATTCATTAATGTTGTAGGGATATCACCTGTACTACATTTGGCAATGCCTCTCCCTAGTAAAGACTAGTGTTAGTAATAAACACCTTTTATAATGCCCAGGGAATATGGAACAACTCCAAAATTGTTTCTTACTGCAAGGAGGAGCAGCAGTCCATGAAAAGGCAATTCCTTCACAGCTCCTCACGTGGTAGTAGAAACTTGTGCCTGCTGTCAGCCAGCTACACCTGAACCTTTGAGTATGGGTTCCATGTCCTGAGGTGTCCTAGCAGCCACTAGGTGGAAAAATTGGAAATGTGCAAGTAGCTATAGCTGTGTAAACTGACAGGGTAAAGGCTGTGGATTTCATAGCCTCATTTTTACAGTGTTTACAGTTATAGCACctgcatttttagaaaaaaaggaaatcctgATGTTATTCAAAGCATCTTTTGGCCTCAAAACCAGTGATGTAGTGCACATGAGGCACATTCTCCATACTATACATAACAGGGCAAACAAGCTCCATGCAGTGCGCCAACTCTGTCCCTGTGCCAGGAAATCATGACGCTGTGCTAAAATTACCCTGCTGCGTAACGCCACGCACAGCCAAACGCACACCCTGCGCTCCCAACATGGAGCTCATTCCTCAAGGTGGAGGTGCAGGAGTCGGGGATGACAATGTGACCTGGCATTTAGGGGGGGCTCCCCGTGTCCCGAACCGTGGTCCCCGAGCACTCCGGGGGCTGTGTGCTCACACTGGGGGCACAGCTCCGGGGGGATGTGGTGGCAGCTCAGGGTGGCTTGGTTGCCCTATTTCCATGGGGAATCTGCCCTTTGGTTTCCAAATACGCATTGAGG is a genomic window containing:
- the LRRC27 gene encoding leucine-rich repeat-containing protein 27 isoform X3; its protein translation is MDDSSYKGLNGSGDNSGDEYRKQSSSGSNSSEEIRKAIEECMSSASSTLDVSRKNIKHLTEEIYKLPDVKHFHLEGNAISMIPEDLFQKLPHLVWLDLRFNEITALPPGIGYHRQLKTLLLERNPIKELPTELGSLTSLTALNLRHCPLEFPPKDVIEKGVKSILCFLRVSGNDRLLSMEPATSEIPPVEKLNLSELLQSSLDVSDDWPNEEEKLKFQKLKEEIIKDEKEEFLADQSLGAIRDLTKAQKNHGKNRELYPEPAGLCRRMSRQRNKFAELLSCDRMIQARRGEKSRSAAAQELKEEQALFKQRKNNKEMRQDSRSYAKWNNEKKETFRFSPPNAHMMPQTASYGTDNISYYATKEAPEKQKDHTPEKMDQGLLKVKDETTRSPRGKKMEQGLKWHTQMVKAREKLRATPPEEKQDLEVVEDLPTKLAQLRQHRFTASTGQLSAGSLGLQTKNAFSSRKL